The following nucleotide sequence is from Pseudochaenichthys georgianus chromosome 17, fPseGeo1.2, whole genome shotgun sequence.
TTACTTAAATGGAAATACAGTACCTCACAGTGCTCTAAGCATCATATATACTATACACTTATTCTTTAATATAAAACTGTGTTATGATCCTTGATAATTGTCAAATATGTTAGTACTTCTTTTTTTGGAGGATGGTAGAAGCACTGCTTTCGTAGTAAATATTGAGGACCAATTATCCGATTTTTCTTTACTCCTTTTGTACATACACAGGTATGAAGATGAGTATGGAGGAGACACCATCACATGCAAATTCCCATGGCTATGTTCCTCCTTATACGTCTCCGCAGAACCAGGTCAGCAGATTGTTTTGTGGCTTCTGCATGCTATAGACTGGCACATACAATTAATCTTCAGTGTTCTGATTGCAAATGTCTTGGTTTAATAAAGTCTTTCCGGAGTGACCGTCCATGTGGTTCCTTCTCAGGTATCTGGTTATATGGTTTCTCAGGAGAGAAGGGACTGGAGGGATTACTCACCCCCAGAACAAcaacctcttcctcctccacatcatcacgggccacatgcAGAGCTGCAGTATGGTTCGAGCCACTACCCGTCAGCGTTCAGCCGGGCTTGGCCGGGGTCACACACAGAAAATGGTATGATGCGGCCAGGTTTATAAAACTACAGAATATATAGATGGAATTGTTGACCATCTATGTGAGTGTGACTCTAATGACTAGCAGATGTGATCCAATTTCATTTGGTGTACAAGACACCTATATCTAACATTGTGTAATGCTTTTATTTTATAAAACTGGCAGTCTGACATAGAATAAAGTGTACTGATGCGTGTGTGTAATCTTACCTATGTATATCATTGTGTGATGCTCGTATCCATCTCTTAACTGCAACTTTATCAGGTAAAAAGGTTTTATTAGTGACTTGTAGGTAATCCAGTGTTTTAAAATGTCTGCGATTAAATAAGACCTTCATTCTTGAAAATAAGTGTCGCAGTGGCTGTTGACAGCAACTACTCTAATTATGAccagtgtttttttgtttatactGCACAGGTTTTCAGCTCTCCTTCCACACCTACCTGTCAGAGTCTCAACTGCCTGTGTACTCATTCGACCAAAGTAATGCCATAACAGGTATGAATCATCCTGCactcatttaacatacagtatatatgtGGACGTATTCAGAAAGACATTTACCCATGAGCTTGTTTACTATTTAAAAGATATTTGCATTTACAGAAAAAAAACCCCTCAAAAACATTGTTAAATCCGTTCTTACTTCCCCATTCTAAACTCATGATAGTGaatagttgttgttttttcttgaAAGGGGTGAAAATATTATTGTAATTATAATAGAGAAGTGAGTGGTTCTCTGCATGCCAACAATACTGAGAAAACAGTTGTATTTACGCTTGACATTTCAGGCCTCCAATATGTTCAGGCTGTGAGTTGTTGGGTTTTTGTTGGTATATCGATTAAACGCTCCTCTCTTTCTTCCAGATTTCACCCTGCATGTGTCCTTATACTACAGAGAGTCTATGGTGAAGGAGGTTACCACCACCAGCCCAGAAGGATGTCGGAtcacctcttcttcctcctcctctccatcatcatcttcctcctcttcttcctcaagCTCAGAGGACAAGCTTCACAGCGGGGCGGAAACCATCCTCTTTCCATTCCCGTACCCCGAGTCTCAGAGGCAGGGGGCTGACATGCTTCCTATCGTACTGGAGAAGGGTGTGCTTTTGTGGATGACGGCTGATGGGTTATATGCTGATCGCCTCTGCCAGGGACGAGTGTACTGGGAGGGACCCATGGCTCCATATATGGATAAACCCAACAAGCTGGAGAAGGAGCAGCCATGCAAACTGTTTGACACCCAGCAATTTCTCATTGGTAAGCACTCATTTTGTTCCGATTTTTGTATAGAGAGTTCTTTTGACTAGCGTCAGGCTAATGTGGTGTCAGACCACATTCTCCTCAAAGGAAGCATCATATGACAGCCTCTATCCATTgacaatataaatataatacaatttaaaattgtAAATAATAGTCTTATATTTGTAATTGTTGCTAAAGTTGATTTGATCttattttattaaatgtatGTCTTCTCCTCTGAAGAAATATCTTAAATCAAAAAGTATTACCATGTAAGCAGCAATTTAAAGTACTTATATACAGTTAGGTAGTTTGATTTTACAGCTATATTTAATTCCATGATCAAATGTTGTGTATATAACATTTGAATATGTACAGTTGTAACTTAAGCTGTCTGCTAAATACACTAAAAAGCAAAGATTTCCTAAATAAAGGGATTCTAGTAACACATAAGTGATTTAAAATTCTACTAAAGTACATAAAttaatgaaatgtattttcAGTACAGGTATTCAATacagtacatgtatttgttatccAATGGACTAGATGCTATTTGGAAACAGAGTTTATGGATTTGTCATTTACTGCTAGTTTAACTTCATTATGATTGTTGTGGTCATGTTGAAGATTGCTGTGTTGTGAAAGATAAAATAATAAGGGAGAGGCTGCAAGTTCTTACGCTGGGTAAGTACCTCACAGAAGTAGCACTAAATGATCAAGTCACATTCTTTACAGGGGGCCAAACTGTGTGGAGTCCCCACCCACCTCCTGTGGTCCACCACACCACATAGTATTTTGTGTGACATTTCCATCATCCACATCAATAGTTTCCAGAAAAATCACCATGATAAGGGAAAGTGTGCTGCAATTTGGGGATTTTAATTCTTAATTTACTGTTATTTTTAATGTGAAGTCCTggagtgtgtttttgtgttaaaAGCACTCATTCATTGCTCTGTTTCTTTCAGAGCTCCAAGATTTTGTCCATAATGGCCGACATGTACCAAGATATCAGGTGGTGATATGTTTTGGAGACGAGTACCCCGACCAACAGCGCCAGAGGAAGATGATCACAGCACAGGTAACCATAAGCTACAGAGCTTTACCTTGTAATTCAATGCATTTATTTAAAGCATGGTAGATTTTAATTAGTGTTGTTATTATTAGTAATGGCTATTCCATAATTGGTTTTAGGTAGTTTGCATTAGTGAGGCTATTTTATGGAACAGACCTCAGTATTGTCTTACTAACACAACATTCCAGTACATTTTAAGTGTACTTGAATTTGACCTTTTGTTTAGTAACTTGTGTAATGTTTGTGAAAACacctttttaaatgtgctctTACCAAGTTTACGGAACTTAAAATAAGGCCAAatagggataatgtgcagcgaggcggtcattaTTGTAAAAAGAACACCCGAGGGTGAGCCTGACATGAAGCACTAATGTGCTAGCTGTGAGATAGCATGGCTATTTAGCAGAAACTAAAGCTAAATGTCCTTAACAGTTTCCACTTACTGTCTTTAATTGAAAATAACATCAATATGAAATGACGTAAGTAATTCAGTTATTTTTTGCCATACGACTAAAGAGGCAGTTGCTAAATACAGTCACATATATGTCATACACATACCTTGTTTTATTTTAGGTGGAGCCAGTGTTTGCCAAAAAACTGGTGCACTATTACCAGCAGAACAATGGCCACTACCTGCGGGCTTTTGATCACATCCAGGAACAGAATACATCTCTAACCGTCGACTATCCTTTCCAGAGACCCCTACAGCATATTCaggagtaacacacacacacacacacacacacacacacacacacacacacacacacacacacacacacacacacacacacacacacacacacacacacacacacacacacacacacacaccacacacacacacacacacacacacacacacacacacacacacacacacacacacagtagggcATAACTGTGAATGTATAGTTTACCATTTCTCACGCCTTATGACTGCAGAGTACTGTAGATAGTCGAAGCTGGCATTGTACTGAGGGGTAAAGATGGGGAAGACCCTGTTGTTTTCACTTGCACACCTAGCTTCGTAGCCTTTATGTCTGTGACTGTATAGTACTGGCTTTTTTTTCATTCTACAAGTATTATTGTGACAGTGAGAAGGATGCGGTTTGAGGGTTGGGGGGATGAGGGGAGCGAAGGGCGACTGAGACAGGAAGTACTAGCACAGGTGCACAGGAAGAATGGCCCCTAAGACAAACACTGATATGTCAAAGGGACACAGCAGAGCATGAATGAATATTTATTGCATCTTCACAGGTTTGACCATGTGTTTGTTGCACTCACACACTTAAGTGGCACAATCACAAACTCTGCCTTTTAAACTTAGTCGACACAGCTCTTTCTCTGATTCAAAACTTTTATCACATACAGTGCTTGCTGTGCGATTTACTTGAGTGAGCAAGTGAAAAGTCAACAATATAATTGCTTGGTCCTTGGTTAACCTGGAGTCTTGGTTCATTGTAAAGAAAAGAAGAAGTTTGATAAAAAAATTATGTTATCGCTGGTCTGGTGGTGTAGTAGAGGAAGTTACTGGTGAAGCTACAACTTCTGCTGAATCTGGGTCACTTTTTAAAGACATCTGATTTTGTTAAATTAAACCAAACTGAACATCTACAACGGGTCACAAGGTGATCTCATAAGTCCCCAGAAAacttatatttttatatttatatttttctgCATAAAATCATGGCTATTCATTTTTCTCTATtcattgatttttttttcttgCTTTATCTTGTGAAATACTGCAAAAAAGGTGTCTGGAACAATCTTCTTTGAAAACCACATGTTGACTAAACCTCTTACACTTATGCAAACCTCTCAAAAGCTACAAAATAAAGGTTAAGTGACCACTGGCTTACCGAACACAACCAGAGAACCGCTTGGGCCTCAAGGTCCTTCtcctcagagagagagggtggccTTGACCTGACTGGACTGAAGGTGATTGACTGGAAACATCACACTCATCCTGTAACTTGCAAGAAACTGTACCTGTTCCTCTTGACCTGAAACTTAAGGCCTCACAAATGGGAAGAAAAACTACCTTTGTGGTGTCTGTGCAAGTTCAGCCAGAGAAGAGCTCTCTGGTTCCCATGCCTGTAGGACTTCTCACACTGGAGGTAACTGGTCCAAACAAAAGCTATTTTCAGATCCTAACAACCTATGGAAGATTGTGTATTTATCATAGGACCTAAACATCCAATAGTGAGAATAATGcaattccctttagtgttttaaGTCCTGAAGGCTGATGTTGCAGTATAGGATAATGTTTTGTAATGTTTTTCTTCTGTGGGCCAGAGTTTCGATCTCTACATATACTTCCTTCACACTTAAACCACATCACTTTCACAATGGCAAAAGTCTGACCAAAATCACAGGCGGGAATGTTTTTCCTTTTGTGAGTGTTTGCCTAAACCATAAATCACTTTCCCCCTCAAACATCACAGTCAGTTAGATTCTGTCCTGGTTGACATGTTGTTAACTATTATTTAACCAATTTAAAATCAAATCGTAATAGTAAAATTGTTACCAGCTCCATGTACAGTGTAATGTTGTGATAAacagtgtgtgttcaggtgtgtgtagtAAAGGgcaatgtgtgtgcatgtgtgtaggtGGGCTCATGTGTGTGTCACACAGTTTCACTATTACTGTTATCAGGAATTGACATTTATGGACTCAGGATAAAAACATGTGACTCCCTCACCTACAACATCAGTGACTAACACGGTCATGCACACCCATTACACGTCACACTTAACAGTTAAAGTAAAACATTCAGGACAAGCTACACAGGAAATCACACGAAAAGTGCATACAGAAAGAAATGGTTAGAGCTTTTTGTACAAAGTGTCTGAAAAATCACAATGAAAAAAGAGTATAGGAATAAAATGATGAATTGTCTACTACTCATGTCTTCTTTGATGTATTATCTTTAAAATATCTTCTGATTTTCAAACAAAGGGGTGGAGGATGAGagaaaaaagacaaaaacaaaaaaagcacaTTCACACTTTTACCATGGTGTTTCCCCCTCTGCAGGAAGCCACATCATTTGTAGTCAGGCTTCAGTTTTTCCGCCCGAATGAGCCGTTACTCCAAGCGACATCGGACAGCAGACATCTTAGTCAACTGATGCCCCAAAGTTCACAAAAAAAAGGTTATTACTGAGAaatgaaactaccatgaatgcAACATTTTCACTTAGTCACTATTTAACCAGACAGCTGCTTAATCTGTTTAGACAACTGCTGATACATCAAACAAAATGATGTTGATCTTTATGCTTGTTTTTTCCACCTTAAAAAAAGCGCCAAAATATATATCTTCACAAAAAACAGTGTTTATTTGATGTGTAAATGTTTTTTATTCTGTTATTGCTACTTTTCCTATCCATGGATCATATGTTGTGGGAGTTTCACTGCTAATAAGACGATATAGCGGCATTATCATGGATCACGGTATTAGTTGTTGATACTAATACATTAGTATGATTCTGTTGTTGTGATTTTGAGCTACATATTCCGGAAGCATTTAGTAGGTTTGTGCATTtattgtatgtttatttcatctgACATCAATGCTGCGAGGCAATAAAGAAATGGGGGTGTATCACAATACAACTGGAGCTATCTTTTGCTGACATCTGCTGGTAAGTGTAGAACAGATCAACAAATAGCTCAGAATCAGAGTTATGGCTCGATGAGACAATTTAGGACTGATTGTAGAGTATCTTAGAAAATGTGTGATACATCTTCAGTCTTCTAAGCATTATTTAACCTTTGATTAGGAGTCTGATTTGACTCTGTTGTTTTAAAGGATTACAAGTTGGAACGACTCTGATATATCTTGCTAAATCCTCAGTTAAAATTGAAGTCATGTTGAAGTGTACTCTATCCCCAAGCTGCAGGTAATACAATACTGTGAAGGTGTTGTACATACAGTTCTATGAGTGGTCATAGTATTACAGTGGTCATGCAATACTATATACTCATTTGTATCTGTCATTATATAACGTTAGATATAAAATAGTGTCCAGGGGAAACtgaaaacaaacacttttaAAAACCTTATCCCTGAGAACATACCTTTGGTAATTCTAGACTCAGAGTCCATGACCCCAGTTTGTTTAGGGTCAGACATGTGCCCTGGATTTGATGACAGTCCTGTTTAACCCAGTTAACTCTGGCTGATGCTGCTTGTTGACCTCATCGTAAGAAGGGCGTTGACCCTATAttccttttttttaaacaaatgttgaCCCTGAAAATCTACCAATCATCACTTACAGGCCCACTGCTGAGGCTGTCTACTTAATAGGAATGGCTGATGGGAACAATTGCCAAGATAAGTTGTTGACAGATTGTACTATTAGGACtttaaacaagacaaaaaaaCTGACATGGGTGTGTCTGAGTAAATACACTTATTATTAATCTCCATCTTTTTATCATAGTATTACTAATTATAATTATATCTGGCCATATGACATGAGGCAGGAGAATTGCTTCCCATCAGCAGTAAATGAAATCTTTATCGCATCAATAAATCAGCTtgaattgtttttaaatgtctgtGGTTATCTGAGACTCTTCAGATAACAATGTACTTGACCCAATACATTACGATGGCAGGAAAGCAATAACAGCTGTCGGATAAGGAGCAACAAAGTACTGGGAAACAATCAGATGACTCTGGACATGAATGTAAACAGATAAGGCTTGATAAGCAGAACAATATGGTGTCTACCTGGCACGCTTAATGTCATCAGACAAAGAAGAAGTGCAGCATTCTTTTTAGCGCAATGCGGATTTCCTTCAAGGTTAACAACCAACAAAGTGACTGCACGCAATAAATGAAATGACCAGCAGGGAGTGATGTATCCCTGGTTGGTGGGTATAGTTTTGTGGAAATACAGCATGAATTCTGAATGCAAAgtgagaaaagaaagaaagaaaacacgATGTTTACACATTTAGGTTGGATTGCAGTAATCAGTGCATTCACAAACCCTTTGATCGCTCTTAATGGCCCAGGGACATATCGCTCTGTAACACCGCTGccccaacacacacattcacacatgcAGGAGTGCACAAACGTATTGTATAATGAATTCCCTCAATTGATTTGTAttcaccatagactgtatatataaaggtattCACATTACCCAATCCTACTCTCTTGTTGTCCtaatttcatatttaaaaaaagcatgTGATTCCACATCTTTGCTTTTTGGTCTTTCTAAACACCAATACTTTGCTTTGAGCATCAagtgacacacagagagacagaggtgGTCAGAGTGACAGCTCGTGGGCCGTGTTGCGTGAGAGTGACTCGGACTGTTCTCAGACTCTGTGTGGTCTGGGTGTGTGGTCTGCAGCTGACGGGCAGGGAGGAGGACGGGAGAGCCCTTTGAGTGtatgtgagtgtgtatgtgtgtgtgtgtgctcttgtGTTTACTTTATCCAGAGTCAGGCCCAGGCTCTCTGCAGCCACGGCTTGACTAGAAAGCTCTGCCTTCCGCCACTCAGCAGCCCCGGTCTGAAAGATAAACACACACTGCCACCACTTTGACATGGCTCATCTGAGGATCATTTTTATCCATGTATACATATGGGACCTGAGAGACCTCTGGGTTCCAGGGGCTTGGGCCTGTGTGTAGTTTCCAAAACTGAAGCCCTGTATAGAGTAATTATTCAACCGCTTTAACTCACATTATCGGATTAGAAATGTACACAATTCCTTCAATTTACTTAACTACAGTGTTTTCATTGACAGCATACTTGCAATTGTGACTTTTTCAAAATTCTTACCCTTTGTATTTTTGTCCTAATGCTTAGTGTTTTGCACAACCCTTTATAGGAGCATGCCCGTATTTTAAACTACACATGCAACGTTACATACAGCATAATCATTGTGATCCTTCAATCCTAGTTGATGACCAGATTCTTGCTTTCACTCTAATGCGTAAACCTATCATTTAATGAGACGTCTGATTTGCTAAGAGTACAGTTCATTATTTGTTCAATGCATCTAAAatattgtttatgttttttgtattgttttctaTCGTTTCTTTTCCTGTGTATGTTGTTTATGTTATGACTAATCACTAAGTCTTTTTCTTTTGCAGACAGACCTAATTAAGCCACAAAGGAAACATTGATTATTTGAAGGTCTTACCTTAAAGATCATTCAGTGCAGATTCACAATGAAGGAAATGAGACCTCGTACAACCTCCATTGGTCTTccctcctgcacacacacatcaaccaTTGGGTTTCTCTAcaatcctctccctctcccacaGCGATCTCAGGGGAAGGCTATGTAATGCAGCACTGCTGAGAACGCGCCatgaaaatataaatacaaCCTCGCCGCATTTCAACCATGTAAATAAACAGGGCCACCCAAATTTCTAATTAGAGCTGGTGTGGAAGGCAGGAAACGGGATAGACAAGAACAGAGCACACCCCCTTCTCTCACTCCTGCAAAGAGTCCAGGTCGGGGTCCGGGTCGGGGACATGGGACAGTAGAGAGGAGAACACAGCATATAGCACCTCACAATGCtgtttttgcacatcctcctattctCACTAACTGTGCTCCTCCCCATTACCTCTCAAGGATGTGCCTCACACAGACTTCCACACATTCAAATATGGGCATGGAACAAATGCATGGGATATTAAACGTATACATATGAAATCACTTAAATCTTGATAATGCATACAATCATTTTTGGTTCACATGTCTCCGCCTTGCGAACATTTCATTTAGTCCATTTTGAGAAACCAAGCTTTACACCAGCTTGCCTTATCAGTCTAATCAAGGTTATGAGGCGATTCCTATCTGGCTGAAATGAAGCATTCTCGCTGTATTCCCCGTCTTCTTGGAACATATAGGCACTGTTATTACGCAGCTAAGCCCAAGGACCACCCAGGAGCTGGGTTCTAGCTGTGCGAGGCAGAGGCCGGGTTCTTGTTTTGATAAGAAAGACAAGTCTCCTCTAAGGAGGGATGGTGCTTTGATAGTGCAGCAAGGTTTCCCTGATAGCTGGCGGATCAAAGTCTGATAGACTCGCTTGGCATTCAGCAGGTCGAACTCATGAGCCTGTTGGTCAAATGTGTTTCAGCTGCGGTTGGTTGGCAAACATCATGGGGCCTATTAGTTAAGATAAACATACAACTTAGTGAAATCACCCCAGAGAGTTAAAGAGCTGTGTCATGAAAGTCACTTTCACTCCAGATATGCCTGTTAGGGGGATAATACCACGTTTCTTAATGGCTATAATTCACCCGGAAAGGGCAGAGCTCATTAGATAAAATCTTCGGGAGGAATCTGAGGTATAATGATATGTCCTAAGTGTGTATGCTGAATGCTTCAACAACTTGGACATTGGGCAACTTTAAGTTGTCCTTAAATGGCACCAACTTATACCCTAAAACTATGTATTTGGAACAACAAGCTCCTTCGTCCATCATCCATTGTTCTGTGTTTATGTTTGATTGGCCTCCGACTGCAGTGTGTCTTCCCTCACAGGCTCCCAAACAGCCACACAGGAAACAGACAGAATAAACACAAGGCTCAGGAGATCCTCTCTTTACTAGACTCTGAGCTGCAGAACCTCAATGTAAACACGCTGAGACACTGGCtactcattttgagaaagttTGTTAAACCTCAAGCCGTCACTCAAGAATAATTTTGACCCACATTTAAAAGAGAGAAACAAATtcatgaatatgtctttatgtctttattaggatccccattagcactagcatgagcattggctattcttcctggggtcctcacacactcaaaacatacataaacatacatacaacaaaatcaaaacaaaacaaaacagctcataatttcatgcaatttacagtgaaatgaagtgaaaactaaaatggtcatccaattaTATGAGAATATGTGCTGTGCTCTTTAACTGCAGACTCAAATTGAATGCATTTTCCTGAATGCTCCTGCCACTGCTCTGGAATACAAGCGCAGCCATACTGGCTATTTGAGGTTGGTAATTTGAGCTTAATTCTAAGGTCGTCATACTACCATGCTGAAAATGCATGCTGATGTTAAGATGTGAAGCCGGTAATGCGCTAGAAGTTCAGCCGATGCTGGATACTGTcattcattttaaatgtatgaATTGTTAAACCATTATAATAGGATTATAGACAAGATGACGGTACAGAAACAGGCATGGGAAAGCCACAGAAATATCAAAAGTACATTTCTTGGCAATTTATTAAATTGCTTGAGACATGCATTTTCAACTCAAATTCAGgggatcaataaaatcattagaATGCATAATGTGGGCACGATACATTTCTAAATAAACATTTTTGGTTATTTACTATTTTGGTATGAGTGATTACAGACTTCTGATGCTAGAGAAAAAGCTTTGAATGTCTGTATGAAATGTCATGTTAATCCATCAAATTATTGTTGAGATATTTAAGTCTGGACCAAATCGGTAAGGTGACCAACATTGCCATATGGTTAGCATGGCTAAAACTGAAAATAGATGTTAATATTAGAAGTGAACCAGTGAGATAACAAAGATTCATAGAACCGTATGTAATCTCTGAATGAACAAAGTAAAACACATTGAAGCTTTCATGAGTGAAAGCCTATAGATTGATGTCCAAATGGCCTCTCAGTTGCTTCTGTGTGTGACGATCCACAGCTCAAGATTCAGACTGGAGAGTGGATTGAGAATATGGCAAAAGACAATAAAGCAGCATTCATTTGCAAGTGCAGCACTGCAATCACATTCTCCGAGGTGTAAAATGAAAAGGACACACAGCAAACTTTACACTAATATTGACCTTCCATTAAATGCAACTTAAAGCTTTCTGTCCTGCTTAAATGTTAAGACCTCTTCAAGCCCCGGGGGAATGTATTTTTAACATCAGTGTGGAGGTTTTAA
It contains:
- the irf4a gene encoding interferon regulatory factor 4a — encoded protein: MINEMNLDEDSGLTVSCGNGKLRQWLIDQIDSRLYGGLVWENEEKSIFRIPWKHAGKQDYNRDEDAALFKAWALFKGKYKEGVDKPDPPTWKTRLRCALNKSNDFDELVQRSQLDITDPYKVYRIIPEAAKRGMKMSMEETPSHANSHGYVPPYTSPQNQVSGYMVSQERRDWRDYSPPEQQPLPPPHHHGPHAELQYGSSHYPSAFSRAWPGSHTENGFQLSFHTYLSESQLPVYSFDQSNAITDFTLHVSLYYRESMVKEVTTTSPEGCRITSSSSSSPSSSSSSSSSSSEDKLHSGAETILFPFPYPESQRQGADMLPIVLEKGVLLWMTADGLYADRLCQGRVYWEGPMAPYMDKPNKLEKEQPCKLFDTQQFLIELQDFVHNGRHVPRYQVVICFGDEYPDQQRQRKMITAQVEPVFAKKLVHYYQQNNGHYLRAFDHIQEQNTSLTVDYPFQRPLQHIQE